One genomic window of Catenulispora sp. MAP5-51 includes the following:
- a CDS encoding xanthine dehydrogenase family protein molybdopterin-binding subunit encodes MTEPKFPADLRAEGMLWMGATRSPHASAAIRGLDMRAARAIPGVHAVLSAADLPGYNFHGPRSIDQPVLAADVARYIGEPVVVVAAEHPALARAAAEKVRVVWDPLRPLHDPDQAAAAAPIHPDGNVLHSTTLAFGTEPATLADPASAASAGRKVIEGEYVLDAVPVRPAAPAVVIAVPNGERGIEIYVATVSPRGDREVVAQCLGLPVEKVHVIPTRVGGADTHREDVGLQVQAALLAMATGRPVKAVVPRDAPAHPGRPAAQLRYRHVVADDGALVAVEADILLDGGAYASTTIDILDEACRLAVGPYRVPNVRVTGRVVRTNNPPAGRVRGGGGALTCAAYEAQMDAAGSAVGLGGLEIRLRNLLRPGDLVPDAGDPLGKPAAAPVPIPDCLHEVLDTPMPSFPPGPDIREYPGTVGRTGELTRIRRGVGVALGMADLSNPTQLGEYATAVVLVSMSPDGPAATVACSAVETGSGLHDLIRVSVERTLGIPADRVAVRAPEDPGSLPSSSAVTHPAWVHGSAVETAAKQVRAKLFQALAEQIGIDGGLLKVVDGYLVSHDDVFHLPLDDAYRQCLPAGRVVRGDGEFRMLTMPTLTGTSDAASVAVGAVRAVVDVDTELGLVNVVQVAIAQDAGRVAVRERAEHRVASGAVAGAGFVLSEGADLPFGWGEPSAMDAPEVVVAALLETAEEAKEEIGPDGLPVAAPPLGGMKPVGDLSVMATPAAVLAAIRDAVGDPREGSPLRLPLRPDRAWWVLA; translated from the coding sequence GTGACCGAGCCGAAGTTCCCGGCGGACCTGCGGGCCGAGGGCATGCTCTGGATGGGCGCCACCCGCTCCCCGCACGCCAGCGCGGCGATCCGCGGCCTGGACATGCGGGCCGCGCGCGCCATCCCCGGCGTGCACGCCGTGCTCTCCGCCGCCGACCTGCCCGGCTACAACTTCCACGGCCCGCGCTCCATCGACCAGCCGGTGCTGGCCGCGGACGTGGCCCGGTACATCGGCGAGCCGGTCGTGGTGGTGGCCGCCGAGCATCCGGCGCTGGCGCGCGCCGCCGCCGAGAAGGTGCGCGTGGTCTGGGACCCGCTGCGGCCGCTGCACGATCCGGACCAGGCCGCCGCCGCCGCGCCGATCCACCCGGACGGCAACGTCCTGCACAGCACCACCCTGGCCTTCGGCACCGAGCCGGCGACGCTGGCCGATCCGGCCAGCGCCGCCTCCGCCGGGCGCAAGGTGATCGAGGGCGAATACGTCCTCGACGCGGTGCCGGTGCGTCCGGCCGCCCCGGCCGTGGTGATCGCGGTGCCGAACGGGGAGCGCGGCATCGAGATCTACGTGGCGACCGTGTCCCCGCGCGGCGACCGCGAGGTGGTCGCGCAGTGCCTGGGCCTGCCGGTGGAGAAGGTGCACGTCATCCCGACCCGGGTCGGCGGCGCCGACACCCACCGCGAGGACGTGGGCCTGCAGGTGCAGGCAGCGCTGCTGGCGATGGCGACCGGCCGGCCGGTGAAGGCCGTCGTGCCGCGCGACGCCCCGGCGCATCCGGGCCGCCCGGCGGCGCAGCTGCGCTACCGGCACGTGGTCGCCGACGACGGCGCCCTGGTCGCGGTCGAGGCCGACATCCTGCTCGACGGCGGCGCCTACGCCTCCACCACGATCGACATCCTCGACGAGGCCTGCCGGCTCGCGGTCGGGCCCTACCGGGTGCCGAACGTGCGGGTCACCGGCCGGGTGGTGCGCACCAACAACCCGCCGGCCGGCCGGGTGCGCGGCGGCGGCGGGGCCCTGACCTGCGCCGCGTACGAGGCGCAGATGGACGCCGCGGGCTCGGCGGTGGGCCTGGGCGGCCTGGAGATCCGGCTTCGCAACCTGCTGCGACCCGGCGACCTTGTGCCGGACGCCGGCGACCCGCTGGGCAAGCCGGCCGCCGCGCCGGTGCCGATCCCGGACTGCCTGCACGAGGTGCTGGACACCCCGATGCCGAGCTTCCCGCCGGGACCGGACATCCGCGAGTACCCCGGGACCGTGGGCCGCACCGGGGAGCTGACCCGGATCCGGCGCGGGGTCGGGGTGGCCCTGGGCATGGCGGACCTGTCGAACCCGACGCAGCTGGGGGAGTACGCGACCGCCGTGGTGCTGGTCTCGATGTCCCCGGACGGCCCGGCCGCGACCGTGGCCTGCTCGGCCGTGGAGACCGGGTCGGGCCTGCACGACCTGATCCGGGTCTCGGTCGAGCGCACCCTGGGCATCCCGGCGGACCGGGTCGCGGTGCGGGCGCCGGAGGACCCCGGGTCGCTGCCGTCGTCCTCAGCCGTCACGCATCCGGCGTGGGTGCACGGCAGCGCGGTCGAGACCGCGGCGAAGCAGGTCCGTGCCAAGCTCTTCCAGGCGCTGGCCGAGCAGATCGGCATCGACGGCGGCCTGCTGAAGGTCGTCGACGGATACCTGGTCTCCCACGACGACGTCTTCCACCTCCCGCTGGACGACGCCTACCGGCAGTGCCTGCCGGCCGGCCGCGTGGTCCGCGGCGACGGCGAGTTCCGCATGCTCACCATGCCGACCCTGACCGGCACCTCCGACGCGGCCAGCGTCGCGGTCGGCGCGGTGCGCGCGGTGGTGGACGTGGACACCGAACTCGGTCTGGTGAACGTGGTCCAGGTGGCCATCGCGCAGGACGCGGGCCGGGTCGCGGTCCGGGAGCGGGCCGAGCACCGCGTCGCCTCCGGGGCCGTGGCCGGCGCCGGCTTCGTCTTGTCCGAGGGCGCGGACCTGCCGTTCGGCTGGGGCGAGCCCTCGGCGATGGACGCGCCGGAGGTCGTGGTCGCCGCGCTGCTGGAGACCGCCGAGGAGGCCAAGGAGGAGATCGGCCCGGACGGCCTGCCGGTCGCCGCGCCGCCGCTGGGCGGCATGAAGCCGGTCGGCGACCTGTCGGTGATGGCGACCCCGGCCGCGGTGCTGGCCGCGATCCGGGACGCCGTCGGGGATCCGCGGGAGGGTTCACCGCTTCGACTGCCGTTGCGACCCGATCGGGCGTGGTGGGTTCTTGCGTGA
- a CDS encoding DEAD/DEAH box helicase, which produces MSISAASHLSPSYPDRAARGTAGRLRAWQQAALDEYMGREPRDFLAVATPGAGKTTFALRIATELLDRHVVNTITIVAPTEHLKTQWAEAAHRVGIRIDPNYSGVTGGTSRDYQGIAVTYAGVAAHPMLHRNRVEGRRTLVILDEIHHAGDSKSWGEAAYEAFEPATRRLALTGTPFRSDTNPIPFVTYAPDNEGVRRSIADYSYGYGSALADGVVRPVVFMSYAGRMRWRTKAGDEIAMQLNEPMTNDAVKQAWRTALDPAGDWMPQVLRAADRRLREVRRGIPDAGGLVIATDQGAARAYADILKDITGKRPTVVVSDDPSSSSKISEFTDNDDRWMVAVRMVSEGVDVPRLAVGVYATGISTPLFFAQAVGRFVRARRHGETASVFVPSIPMLLEFANEMERQRDHALDKPTGATTTEDVWGEEEALLAEANRTEKEQGYEEDLFTFQALNSEAEFDRVLYDGAEFGLPADPGSREEAEYLGLPGLLEPEHIKVLLAKRQQMHLSSARKKALLRSQAEAIVGAEERPVMTRKQLLELRKELQGLVGAWHHKTGKPHGTIHGELRRTCGGPAVAQATATQLQKRIDMVRRWAADGGN; this is translated from the coding sequence GTGAGCATCTCGGCGGCTTCCCACCTATCCCCGTCCTACCCCGACCGGGCCGCACGCGGCACCGCGGGGCGGCTGCGGGCCTGGCAGCAGGCGGCACTGGACGAGTACATGGGGCGCGAGCCGCGGGACTTCCTGGCGGTCGCCACGCCCGGCGCCGGCAAGACCACCTTCGCGCTGCGGATCGCCACCGAGCTGCTGGACCGGCATGTGGTGAACACCATCACGATCGTGGCGCCGACCGAGCACCTGAAGACGCAGTGGGCTGAGGCGGCGCACCGGGTCGGGATAAGGATCGACCCGAACTACAGCGGTGTGACCGGCGGCACTTCGCGGGACTACCAGGGCATCGCGGTGACCTACGCCGGCGTGGCCGCGCACCCGATGCTGCACCGGAACCGCGTCGAGGGCCGCAGGACCCTGGTGATCCTGGACGAGATCCACCACGCCGGCGACTCCAAGTCCTGGGGCGAGGCGGCCTACGAGGCGTTCGAGCCGGCGACGCGGCGGCTGGCGCTGACCGGGACGCCGTTCCGGTCGGACACCAACCCGATCCCGTTCGTCACCTACGCGCCGGACAACGAGGGCGTCCGCCGCAGTATCGCGGACTACTCGTACGGCTACGGCTCGGCGCTGGCCGACGGCGTCGTGCGCCCGGTGGTGTTCATGTCCTACGCCGGCCGGATGCGCTGGCGCACCAAGGCCGGCGACGAGATCGCCATGCAGCTCAACGAGCCGATGACGAACGACGCGGTGAAGCAGGCCTGGCGCACCGCGCTGGACCCGGCCGGCGACTGGATGCCGCAGGTGCTGCGGGCCGCCGACCGGCGCCTGCGCGAGGTGCGGCGCGGGATCCCGGACGCCGGCGGTCTGGTGATCGCCACCGACCAGGGCGCGGCCCGGGCCTACGCCGACATACTCAAGGACATCACCGGCAAGCGGCCGACGGTGGTGGTCTCGGACGACCCCTCGTCGTCGTCGAAGATCAGCGAGTTCACCGACAACGACGACCGCTGGATGGTCGCGGTCCGCATGGTGTCCGAGGGCGTCGACGTCCCGCGCCTGGCGGTCGGCGTCTACGCCACCGGCATCTCCACACCGCTGTTCTTCGCCCAGGCCGTGGGCCGCTTCGTGCGCGCCCGCCGCCACGGCGAGACCGCGTCGGTCTTCGTCCCCTCGATCCCGATGCTCCTGGAGTTCGCGAACGAGATGGAGCGCCAGCGCGACCACGCTCTGGACAAGCCGACCGGCGCCACCACCACCGAGGACGTCTGGGGCGAGGAGGAGGCGCTTCTCGCCGAGGCCAACCGCACCGAGAAGGAGCAGGGCTACGAGGAGGACCTGTTCACCTTCCAGGCGCTGAACTCGGAGGCCGAGTTCGACCGGGTTCTCTACGACGGCGCCGAATTCGGTCTGCCCGCGGACCCCGGATCGCGCGAGGAAGCGGAGTACCTGGGACTCCCGGGCCTGCTCGAGCCGGAGCACATCAAGGTCCTGTTGGCCAAGCGCCAGCAGATGCACCTGAGCAGCGCCCGCAAGAAGGCACTCCTGCGCTCGCAGGCCGAGGCCATCGTCGGTGCCGAGGAGCGCCCGGTGATGACCCGCAAGCAGTTGCTGGAGCTGCGCAAGGAGCTCCAGGGTCTGGTCGGCGCCTGGCACCACAAGACCGGCAAGCCGCACGGCACGATCCACGGCGAACTGCGGCGCACATGCGGCGGCCCGGCGGTGGCCCAGGCGACGGCGACGCAGTTGCAGAAGCGGATCGACATGGTGCGGCGGTGGGCTGCCGACGGCGGGAACTAG
- a CDS encoding MFS transporter, which produces MSLTSGPSRTSAPSPPSTQPSTPNPRSVRSRMALWGAAHAVDDMYQGLVPASVPYFVLERHYSYLAASGLTLAATLGSALPQPAVGLAVDRWRLPRMAAVGVAVAGTGLGLSGLAGPYALVWLCILVSGLGVAMFHPAAGRSAREAAGDSASAMSVFAAGGSVGFFLAPVLATPALDAWGVGATALFIPPAWLIALVLLRNRTAGTAHHARAATGQDRWGPFAALTGIEVVRSAAFFGINTFIELYWLNHLHASRTLAGAALACFLVGGVAGTLLGGRIADRIGMVRTVQLGGALTVPMLLALRFCPGAVAPLAFAVLTGLALNIPFAVLVKLGQDYLPGRPGTAAGVTLGLGVSAGGLMAPVFGLIAEHRGPQGVLTVLCAVPIAGLVLGLLLREPRGPESP; this is translated from the coding sequence ATGAGCCTGACCAGTGGCCCGAGCCGGACGAGCGCCCCGAGCCCGCCAAGCACCCAGCCGAGCACCCCGAACCCGCGCAGCGTCCGCAGCCGCATGGCCCTCTGGGGCGCGGCGCACGCCGTCGACGACATGTACCAGGGACTCGTCCCGGCCAGCGTCCCCTACTTCGTGCTGGAGCGGCACTACAGCTACCTGGCCGCCTCCGGCCTCACGCTGGCCGCGACCCTCGGCAGCGCCCTCCCCCAGCCGGCCGTGGGCCTGGCGGTGGACCGCTGGCGGCTGCCGCGCATGGCGGCGGTGGGCGTGGCGGTGGCCGGCACCGGACTGGGCCTGTCGGGCCTGGCCGGTCCGTACGCGCTGGTCTGGCTCTGCATCCTGGTGTCAGGGCTCGGCGTCGCGATGTTCCACCCGGCCGCCGGCCGCTCGGCCCGCGAGGCCGCGGGGGACAGCGCGTCGGCGATGAGCGTCTTCGCCGCCGGCGGCAGCGTCGGCTTCTTCCTGGCGCCGGTGCTCGCGACCCCGGCCCTGGACGCCTGGGGCGTGGGCGCGACGGCCCTGTTCATCCCGCCGGCCTGGCTGATCGCCCTGGTCCTGCTCAGGAATCGCACCGCGGGCACGGCGCACCACGCGCGAGCCGCCACCGGCCAAGACCGCTGGGGCCCCTTCGCCGCACTAACCGGCATCGAGGTGGTCCGCTCGGCGGCGTTCTTCGGCATCAACACCTTCATCGAGCTCTACTGGCTCAACCACCTGCACGCCTCACGCACCCTCGCCGGCGCGGCCCTGGCCTGCTTCCTCGTCGGCGGCGTCGCCGGCACGCTGCTCGGCGGCCGCATCGCCGACCGCATCGGCATGGTGCGCACCGTACAGCTCGGCGGCGCCCTGACCGTCCCGATGCTGCTGGCACTGCGCTTCTGCCCGGGTGCCGTCGCCCCGCTGGCCTTCGCGGTCCTGACCGGCCTGGCCCTCAACATCCCGTTCGCCGTCCTGGTGAAACTCGGCCAGGACTACCTCCCGGGCCGCCCCGGCACCGCCGCCGGCGTGACCCTCGGCCTGGGCGTCAGCGCCGGCGGGCTGATGGCACCGGTCTTCGGGTTGATCGCCGAGCATCGCGGACCGCAGGGCGTGCTGACGGTACTGTGCGCGGTGCCGATCGCAGGGCTCGTACTCGGGCTGCTGCTGCGCGAGCCGCGGGGGCCCGAGAGCCCGTGA
- a CDS encoding helix-turn-helix transcriptional regulator produces MSENRLILTGPTRHPLLPGEQVERHHHDVNQLVYPLRGMLEVATSAGVWMVPPHRAAWIPAAVPHAHRAHGPTEMRTLIFPAATNPLHLDRPTVLAVDPLLREVIAALTTEEPGPRQRRNLEQVALDRLRTVDELPLCLPWPHDDRLARIARTLADDPADDRTLAALGREAGAAERTLSRLFRAETGMTFPQWRTQLRLQHALALLATGEPVTTVAGACGFATPSAFIETFRKALGTTPGRYRSGAVPPNGPHLRPDLL; encoded by the coding sequence ATGTCGGAAAACCGCCTGATCCTCACCGGCCCCACGCGGCACCCGCTGCTGCCCGGCGAGCAGGTGGAGCGGCACCACCACGACGTGAACCAGCTCGTCTACCCGTTGCGGGGGATGCTGGAGGTGGCGACGTCGGCCGGGGTGTGGATGGTGCCGCCGCACCGCGCCGCGTGGATCCCGGCCGCCGTCCCGCACGCGCACCGGGCCCACGGCCCCACCGAGATGCGGACCCTGATATTCCCGGCCGCGACCAACCCCCTGCATCTGGACCGCCCGACCGTCCTGGCCGTGGACCCGCTGCTGCGCGAGGTGATCGCCGCCCTCACCACCGAGGAGCCGGGGCCGCGGCAGCGCCGGAACCTGGAGCAGGTGGCGCTGGACCGGCTGCGCACCGTCGACGAACTGCCGCTGTGCCTGCCCTGGCCGCACGACGACCGCCTGGCCCGCATCGCCCGCACCCTGGCCGACGACCCGGCGGACGACCGCACCCTGGCGGCCCTGGGCCGCGAGGCCGGCGCCGCCGAACGCACCCTGAGCCGCCTGTTCCGCGCCGAGACCGGCATGACCTTCCCGCAGTGGCGCACGCAGCTGCGGCTCCAGCACGCGCTGGCACTGCTCGCGACCGGCGAGCCGGTCACGACGGTGGCGGGCGCGTGCGGCTTCGCGACCCCGAGCGCGTTCATCGAGACCTTCCGCAAGGCCCTGGGAACGACGCCGGGCCGCTACCGCTCCGGCGCGGTTCCCCCGAACGGGCCGCATCTCCGGCCGGACCTTCTCTGA
- a CDS encoding nitroreductase family deazaflavin-dependent oxidoreductase has product MTPKVLKRTAQTLARQPWFVAVGKHTIPRVDRVLYKVSRGRVGAMSPSGLTGLLLTTVGRKTGKERSVPLLYVGHEGKYYLTGSNWGQEHHPVWTLNLMANPEATLTVKGKKIPVTARLLEGEERTAIWPVLTTTWPNFDVYTERSGRELRVFELTPR; this is encoded by the coding sequence ATGACGCCCAAGGTACTGAAGCGCACGGCCCAGACCCTCGCCCGCCAGCCCTGGTTCGTGGCGGTCGGGAAGCACACGATCCCGCGCGTGGACCGCGTCCTGTACAAAGTCAGCCGAGGCCGCGTCGGCGCCATGAGCCCCTCCGGCCTCACCGGCCTCCTGCTCACAACCGTCGGCCGCAAAACCGGCAAGGAACGCTCCGTGCCCCTGCTCTACGTCGGACACGAGGGCAAGTACTACCTCACCGGCTCGAACTGGGGCCAGGAACACCACCCGGTGTGGACCCTGAACCTGATGGCGAACCCGGAGGCGACACTGACGGTGAAGGGCAAGAAGATCCCGGTCACCGCGCGCCTGCTGGAAGGCGAGGAGCGCACGGCGATCTGGCCGGTCCTGACCACGACCTGGCCCAACTTCGACGTCTACACCGAGCGCAGCGGCCGGGAACTGCGGGTCTTCGAGCTGACGCCGCGCTGA
- a CDS encoding (2Fe-2S)-binding protein, which produces MSESSAEWPAVGLTLRVDGHEYPVPQVWIGDSLLAVLRERLDLDEPRDGCGVGECGACLVTLDGRPAAACLIPAVAAADRDVRTPQDAAFEIARDAVADAGASPCGFCAPALTVAITDLLRRTADPGPAAIREALAGIVCRCAESGRWIEAVARAKEAGIEDAGARPGPGDSGEMPMLVFEAGEPA; this is translated from the coding sequence GTGAGCGAGTCGTCGGCCGAGTGGCCGGCTGTGGGCCTGACGCTGCGCGTCGACGGGCACGAATATCCGGTGCCGCAGGTGTGGATCGGCGACTCGCTGCTGGCCGTGCTGCGCGAGCGCCTGGACCTCGACGAGCCGCGCGACGGCTGCGGGGTCGGCGAATGCGGGGCCTGTCTGGTGACGCTCGACGGCCGTCCCGCGGCCGCGTGTCTGATCCCGGCGGTCGCCGCGGCCGACCGGGACGTCCGCACGCCCCAGGACGCGGCCTTCGAGATCGCCCGCGACGCCGTCGCGGACGCCGGCGCCAGCCCCTGCGGGTTCTGCGCCCCCGCGCTCACCGTCGCGATCACCGATCTGCTGCGCCGCACCGCCGATCCCGGCCCGGCGGCGATCCGCGAGGCGCTGGCCGGGATCGTGTGCCGCTGCGCCGAGTCCGGACGCTGGATCGAGGCGGTCGCCCGGGCGAAGGAGGCCGGCATCGAGGACGCCGGCGCGCGCCCCGGACCCGGGGACTCCGGCGAGATGCCGATGCTCGTGTTCGAAGCCGGGGAGCCCGCGTGA